Part of the Eleginops maclovinus isolate JMC-PN-2008 ecotype Puerto Natales chromosome 3, JC_Emac_rtc_rv5, whole genome shotgun sequence genome is shown below.
cattcactaatgttaatgaataactgagttgttgagatcaatgcatgcaaaatgtgcaatataaataaaaagaatattatttatgtatttatttatttttgcaccagggccatcaacatcgtcttcgtcacatgtttatgaggaggaacaagtggaagacaacattgcggcgtccacaccacttcccagcagtggttcaacagaaggtgcattaagccgcacaatttcaacttatcacctatcatagtgacccaaagttatagcagcatgtgctgtgaaagtgtattaaaatgaccatttgctataaagcgttacacaagtagatcaccataccttaagcatttagttgtcgtacttcacacatgaaactgtgccatgaattaatttgtaattacatatttttcagcagtgccatcaactccatcacgacttgaggaggagcaagtggaagcatccacaccacttcccagcagtggttcaacagaaggtgcattaagccgcacaatttcaacttatcacctaacacccatgtgctatgaaagtgtattaaaatgaccctttctttttaaagcattatacaagtagatcaccattccctagttgctgtacttaccacatggcaattgtgctataaattaatttgcaactatatgttttcaacagtgccatcaactccatctccacttcatgaggaggacaaagaggaagatgacattgacatggcagagaccaccccaccatccagaactggggtacctgtaggtattgcaagcaccacattaagtgatgacccaggatgttggcccagtgtcctaacaagcagtatgcgctgtgaaatagtcaaaaaaggacctgtgcaaatcatggacattgaattcccgcaaaacttagacaatcctcctcgaagattcaccaaggacagttacaaaagaaccatgaaaaatggtgagaatatacatcgatcgtggctggtgtattccatccacacagatggagtgttctgtttcccttgtactgttttcgggaagcgtgagcgtgacaatgccttaacgacctgtggctacggtggatggaagaacctttcctatcgcctaaaaaaacacgagtgcacaaaggtgcactgtgacaatgtgaaaaagtggcacgaccttcagaggagactgcaaaccagtacactgattgatcaaagacagatggagttgatgcaacttgaagttgaacactggaaaggcgtgattcggagagtgattgccatagtttcccatctggcagaacgcaaccaggctttgagaggaactaccagtaccgtgtatgatcgccacaatgggaattttctggctcaagtggaactcctagcacagtttgatccggtaatgaatgaacacatcagacgaatacaatgcaaagagacaaaggtgcattacctgagtggagtcattcagaacgaaatcattcagctggtcggagacaaaatcctacaggagattgcaagaagagtgcacaaagcaaaatacttctccgtgatcatggattgcactcctgacatcagccacaaggaacaactttctgttgttctcaggattgtcaactgtgaaacacctgtttctattgctgagcattttttgggatttgtacatgttgaagacacaactggtaaagggctcagtgaaatcctgcttgaccagttggagaagcacaacctcagcatttcagattgccgtgggcagtcatacgacaatggcagcaatatgatgggccacaaacagggtgtgcaggcaagaattttagagctgaacaacaaggcgctatgcatcccatgcagcagtcacacactaaatctggttgtgtcagatgctgccaagtcttcagtgttgtccatgtctttttttggtatgctgcaacgactgtacaaccttttcagttcctctgtgcaccgctgggcaattttgaagcagcatgtgaagcagctcacccttaagccactttcagggacgagatgggaggcccgaattgacagtgtgaaggtagtgcggtaccatctacctgaaatactagacggactgtcagcactggagacatatgctacagagaagggggactcagagaccatgtcctcagcaaaaagcttacatggtgagcttaaaacatggtcctttcttctgtgcacaataacctggtacaacgttttgtatcaggttaaccatatgagcaagctcctccagagcccggatgtttcaatgcaaacactgaaaaaagaaaccgagggagtgacagagtacctagaagatttcagggaaaatggactcgcatcaagccaaacggatgcaatggagattgcagaagatctggaaattgagaggaaattgcctgagaaaaggcaacgtaaaaagaaaaggcagttcctttacgagagtacagatgaaacccaatcgaccccagaagaggccttcagaagggacttcttcctgcctttggttgacactgccatcaccagcctaaaagacagattttccagactggagggggtgtatgccctgtacgacttcctgttcagcattgatatcatgagggccacaatcaagactgggaaattgcatgagagatgcaggaaagtggaacaaaccctccatgatattgatgcagacgacttggcattggagatcaactctgctgtccacacctttccagatgaagtatccaggtgcccatttaaaatgctggactacatatacagtgagaagctgttggacctgtacagcaatttaagcattgcactgcgcctacttctgacccttcct
Proteins encoded:
- the LOC134862429 gene encoding zinc finger MYM-type protein 1-like — protein: MAETTPPSRTGVPVGIASTTLSDDPGCWPSVLTSSMRCEIVKKGPVQIMDIEFPQNLDNPPRRFTKDSYKRTMKNGENIHRSWLVYSIHTDGVFCFPCTVFGKRERDNALTTCGYGGWKNLSYRLKKHECTKVHCDNVKKWHDLQRRLQTSTLIDQRQMELMQLEVEHWKGVIRRVIAIVSHLAERNQALRGTTSTVYDRHNGNFLAQVELLAQFDPVMNEHIRRIQCKETKVHYLSGVIQNEIIQLVGDKILQEIARRVHKAKYFSVIMDCTPDISHKEQLSVVLRIVNCETPVSIAEHFLGFVHVEDTTGKGLSEILLDQLEKHNLSISDCRGQSYDNGSNMMGHKQGVQARILELNNKALCIPCSSHTLNLVVSDAAKSSVLSMSFFGMLQRLYNLFSSSVHRWAILKQHVKQLTLKPLSGTRWEARIDSVKVVRYHLPEILDGLSALETYATEKGDSETMSSAKSLHGELKTWSFLLCTITWYNVLYQVNHMSKLLQSPDVSMQTLKKETEGVTEYLEDFRENGLASSQTDAMEIAEDLEIERKLPEKRQRKKKRQFLYESTDETQSTPEEAFRRDFFLPLVDTAITSLKDRFSRLEGVYALYDFLFSIDIMRATIKTGKLHERCRKVEQTLHDIDADDLALEINSAVHTFPDEVSRCPFKMLDYIYSEKLLDLYSNLSIALRLLLTLPVSVASGERSFSSLKRIKNYMRSTMSQERLSGLALMSIESDVRRSLDLEGIVSAFAEAKGRKQQFQ